In Anaerolineales bacterium, one DNA window encodes the following:
- a CDS encoding F420-nonreducing hydrogenase — MTTNGKPKFAMYWAASCGGCEIAVLNTHEKILDVDANFDVVFWPVAMDAKYKDVEAMEDGSILLTLFNGGIRNDENEHLAKLLRQKSKIMVAFGSCACEGCIPGLANLSPVGDIVHTAYNTITTDNPNEIYPRTSYDVPEGELHIPTLAKVLRPLEQVVDVDYFMPGCPPESHQIAAVIDLVIKVVKGEAELPPKGAVIGAGDSTVCDECPRARNVKLIKEFTRIQDIAPVDPDLCLLEQGIPCNGPATRSGCMARCPGVGAQCIGCYGPAEGVMDYGARLITAFSSVIDATEPEEIDRILDGIPDPTGQVYRFNLAGSLLKANRDAWKVK; from the coding sequence ATGACAACGAATGGCAAACCCAAATTCGCAATGTACTGGGCGGCGTCCTGCGGCGGGTGCGAAATCGCGGTATTGAACACGCATGAAAAAATTCTGGATGTGGACGCCAATTTCGATGTCGTCTTCTGGCCCGTGGCAATGGACGCGAAGTACAAGGATGTCGAAGCCATGGAAGACGGCTCGATCCTGCTCACGCTTTTCAACGGCGGCATCCGCAATGATGAGAATGAGCATCTCGCCAAACTCCTGCGGCAGAAATCGAAGATCATGGTTGCGTTCGGTTCATGCGCCTGTGAAGGCTGCATCCCCGGGCTGGCAAATCTCAGCCCGGTAGGTGACATTGTCCACACGGCGTATAACACCATCACGACCGATAATCCAAACGAGATTTATCCGCGCACTTCGTATGACGTACCCGAAGGCGAATTGCATATCCCCACACTGGCTAAGGTTTTACGTCCGCTCGAACAGGTGGTGGACGTGGATTACTTCATGCCGGGCTGTCCGCCTGAGTCGCATCAGATCGCGGCAGTAATCGATCTGGTCATCAAAGTGGTTAAAGGCGAAGCAGAACTCCCGCCGAAGGGAGCAGTGATCGGCGCGGGTGATTCGACAGTGTGTGATGAATGTCCGCGTGCGCGCAATGTCAAATTGATCAAGGAATTCACGCGGATTCAGGACATTGCACCCGTTGACCCAGACCTGTGCCTGCTCGAGCAGGGGATTCCGTGCAACGGTCCCGCCACGCGCAGTGGATGCATGGCGCGCTGTCCGGGCGTGGGTGCGCAGTGCATCGGCTGTTATGGTCCCGCCGAGGGTGTGATGGATTACGGTGCGAGATTGATCACCGCCTTTTCATCCGTCATCGACGCGACGGAACCCGAAGAGATCGACCGTATATTGGACGGCATCCCCGACCCGACCGGACAGGTATATCGCTTCAATCTGGCAGGGTCCCTGCTCAAAGCCAACAGGGATGCCTGGAAGGTGAAATAG
- a CDS encoding hydrogenase iron-sulfur subunit → MTDQFEPTIIGFTCNWCSYRASDLAGTARMKYAPNVRLIRLMCSGRLDPTFVLRALSEGADGVMITGCHPGECHYIEQNYKALRRFLLLRRVLTGLGIEPGRVKLVWASAAEGARFASETTTFVEEIRKLGPLNWGKDDDGPQTADDGKSSIVHGQEMEVPA, encoded by the coding sequence ATGACTGACCAATTCGAACCGACCATCATCGGCTTTACCTGCAACTGGTGCAGTTACCGCGCATCGGACCTGGCGGGGACGGCGCGCATGAAATATGCGCCGAACGTGAGACTCATCCGCCTGATGTGCTCCGGGCGCCTCGACCCGACCTTCGTCCTGCGTGCTCTTTCAGAAGGAGCAGACGGCGTCATGATCACTGGGTGCCATCCGGGTGAATGCCATTACATCGAGCAAAATTACAAGGCACTGCGCCGATTTCTCCTGCTCCGACGCGTGCTCACAGGTCTGGGCATTGAGCCTGGACGAGTCAAACTCGTGTGGGCAAGCGCGGCGGAAGGGGCACGTTTCGCCAGTGAGACCACCACGTTCGTGGAGGAGATCCGCAAACTGGGTCCGTTGAACTGGGGCAAGGATGACGATGGACCGCAGACCGCGGACGATGGTAAATCGTCCATTGTCCATGGTCAGGAAATGGAGGTGCCAGCATGA
- a CDS encoding CoB--CoM heterodisulfide reductase iron-sulfur subunit A family protein: protein MTEKIGVYVCHCGSNIAGVVDVEDVAKWAAEKLGHQGVVVARDYKFMCSSLGQELIEKDIKELGLTRVVVAACSPHLHEKTFRIAAQNAGLNPYLVELASIREQVSWVHTDKAVATAKSKAVVSGAVSRVIENAPLDEIKVPINPNTLVVGGGIAGIQSALEIANAGFHVYLVEREPSIGGHMAQFDKTFPTLDCSACILTPRMVEAGTHPNITLLTWSEVVNVAGYVGNFNVTIKKKARFINEELCTGCGICQEKCPKKVIDDVYEAGLGYRKAVYTPFAQAVPNFPVMDKENCIYFEKGTCKACEKFCPTNAIDFNQQDELINIDVGNIVLATGYDLFDARRVSNYGYGRLPNVFTSLEFERLSNAAGPTTGNIVLRDGKTVPKSVGIIHCVGSRDRNFNNYCSVICCMQGLKFAHLVHERTGATVYNFYIDMRTAYKAYDEFYQRVLEEGTLFVRGKVAEVTDAARYSNERGKLIIQTEDTLAGKQRRIPVDMVILSSGLEPRHDAREVGKLFGISCSMDGWFTEKHPKLDPVSTMTEGIYIVGCAQGPKDIPSSVAQGAAASARVLDKILQKEVALEPIKATVNKEMCSGCRICNGLCPFNAIAFLADDNVSEINPALCQGCGTCVAACPAGAISGTGFSNEQIIAQIDGLLMRNLEPVEA from the coding sequence ATGACAGAGAAAATCGGTGTCTATGTCTGTCACTGCGGGTCGAACATCGCGGGCGTGGTGGATGTCGAAGATGTCGCCAAATGGGCGGCGGAAAAACTCGGTCATCAGGGCGTGGTCGTCGCGCGCGATTACAAGTTCATGTGCTCCAGCCTCGGGCAGGAGTTGATCGAGAAGGATATCAAGGAACTTGGGCTGACGCGTGTGGTGGTTGCGGCTTGCTCGCCGCATTTACATGAAAAGACCTTCCGCATCGCGGCGCAGAACGCGGGCTTGAACCCGTATCTGGTTGAGTTGGCTTCGATCCGCGAACAGGTCTCTTGGGTGCACACGGATAAAGCCGTCGCCACGGCGAAATCAAAGGCGGTGGTGTCAGGCGCGGTGTCGAGGGTGATCGAGAATGCTCCGCTGGATGAGATCAAAGTCCCGATCAATCCGAATACGCTGGTGGTGGGCGGCGGGATCGCGGGCATCCAGTCTGCTTTGGAGATCGCGAACGCGGGCTTCCATGTGTATCTGGTGGAGCGCGAACCATCCATTGGCGGACACATGGCGCAGTTCGATAAGACCTTCCCGACCCTGGATTGCTCGGCTTGCATTCTGACGCCGCGCATGGTGGAGGCAGGGACGCATCCGAACATCACCTTGTTGACGTGGAGCGAAGTGGTGAACGTGGCGGGATATGTCGGCAATTTCAACGTCACCATCAAAAAGAAGGCGCGCTTTATCAATGAAGAACTTTGCACGGGCTGCGGCATCTGCCAGGAGAAGTGCCCGAAGAAAGTCATTGACGATGTGTACGAAGCGGGGTTGGGATACCGCAAGGCGGTCTACACACCGTTCGCGCAAGCCGTGCCGAACTTCCCTGTGATGGACAAGGAGAACTGCATCTATTTCGAAAAAGGGACGTGCAAGGCGTGTGAAAAATTCTGCCCAACCAACGCGATCGACTTCAACCAGCAGGATGAATTGATCAACATTGATGTCGGCAATATCGTGCTAGCCACAGGCTATGACCTGTTCGATGCGCGGCGCGTGAGCAATTACGGCTATGGACGATTGCCGAATGTGTTCACGAGTTTGGAATTCGAGAGATTGTCCAACGCGGCGGGACCGACCACTGGAAATATTGTTTTGCGCGACGGCAAGACCGTACCAAAGAGTGTCGGCATCATCCATTGCGTGGGCTCGCGCGACAGGAACTTCAACAACTACTGCTCGGTCATCTGCTGTATGCAGGGACTGAAGTTTGCGCATCTCGTCCACGAACGGACGGGTGCAACGGTCTACAACTTCTACATTGACATGCGCACGGCGTACAAAGCCTACGACGAGTTCTATCAACGTGTGCTCGAAGAAGGCACGTTGTTCGTGCGTGGCAAAGTGGCAGAAGTCACGGATGCGGCGCGCTATTCCAATGAAAGAGGCAAGCTGATCATCCAGACCGAAGATACGCTGGCTGGCAAGCAGAGGCGCATCCCTGTGGATATGGTCATTCTCTCCAGCGGATTAGAGCCGCGCCACGACGCCAGGGAAGTCGGAAAATTATTCGGCATTTCCTGTTCGATGGATGGCTGGTTCACGGAAAAACATCCCAAGCTTGATCCCGTCTCAACGATGACCGAAGGCATTTACATCGTGGGCTGTGCGCAGGGACCAAAGGATATTCCATCCAGCGTGGCGCAGGGCGCAGCGGCTTCGGCGCGGGTGCTCGATAAAATTCTGCAAAAGGAAGTAGCACTCGAACCGATCAAGGCAACCGTAAATAAAGAGATGTGTTCGGGCTGCCGCATTTGCAATGGACTGTGTCCGTTCAACGCCATTGCCTTCCTCGCAGATGACAATGTCTCCGAGATCAACCCCGCGCTCTGTCAGGGATGCGGCACCTGCGTGGCGGCTTGTCCTGCGGGCGCGATCAGCGGCACGGGCTTCAGCAATGAACAGATCATTGCACAAATTGATGGCTTGTTGATGCGTAATCTCGAACCCGTGGAAGCGTAA
- a CDS encoding CoB--CoM heterodisulfide reductase iron-sulfur subunit B family protein, which produces MNKYLLYPGCSMESSAKAYMESLNAIVEPLDLHFEEIEDWNCCGATEYLGINLIPAYSLIARNLALASKQKNPVNGTGGTRTVVAPCSACYLNLAKADHYMQERPALGLKVNEALAAGDLQYKAGTLDVRHLIDILVYDVGLEKIRDAVVRPLTGLKVVPYMGCMLPRPDYQHRWSDHEHPTELDDLLRALGADVIDYPLTTQCCGGHMTQIGPETAFELIRRLVADADERGAQMMVTVCPMCQMNVDAYQNEMNNHFGTDYHMPILFFTQLMGLAFGREPKELGIGAEMVNSRNALANIGVEVPVTQEPAAPRKKDEGLPMPRRWTKHEDRKEAVK; this is translated from the coding sequence ATGAACAAATATCTTTTGTATCCGGGTTGTTCGATGGAATCCAGTGCGAAGGCTTACATGGAGTCGCTCAATGCGATCGTGGAGCCGCTCGATCTGCACTTCGAAGAGATCGAGGATTGGAACTGCTGCGGTGCAACGGAATATCTCGGCATCAATCTGATCCCTGCCTATTCGTTGATCGCGCGGAATCTGGCACTGGCTTCGAAGCAAAAGAACCCCGTAAACGGGACGGGCGGTACGCGCACGGTGGTCGCGCCCTGCTCGGCCTGTTATCTCAACCTTGCCAAGGCGGATCATTACATGCAGGAGCGTCCCGCGCTGGGCCTGAAGGTCAATGAGGCGCTGGCGGCGGGCGACCTGCAGTACAAGGCGGGCACGCTGGATGTGCGCCACCTGATCGACATTCTCGTCTATGACGTGGGTCTGGAGAAAATTCGGGATGCCGTTGTGCGCCCATTGACGGGACTCAAGGTCGTGCCGTACATGGGCTGCATGCTGCCGAGACCTGATTACCAGCATCGCTGGTCTGACCATGAGCATCCCACTGAATTGGATGACCTGCTGCGCGCGCTGGGCGCGGACGTGATCGATTATCCGCTCACGACGCAATGCTGTGGCGGGCACATGACTCAGATCGGACCTGAAACTGCCTTCGAACTCATCCGCCGACTCGTGGCGGATGCGGACGAACGCGGCGCGCAGATGATGGTCACGGTCTGCCCGATGTGCCAAATGAACGTGGATGCCTACCAGAACGAGATGAACAATCACTTCGGTACGGACTATCATATGCCGATCCTGTTCTTCACGCAGTTGATGGGGCTGGCGTTCGGACGCGAGCCGAAGGAACTGGGCATCGGCGCGGAGATGGTCAATTCACGCAACGCGCTGGCGAACATCGGAGTGGAGGTGCCTGTCACCCAGGAGCCAGCCGCGCCGAGGAAGAAGGATGAAGGTCTGCCCATGCCGCGTCGCTGGACCAAGCATGAGGACAGGAAGGAGGCGGTGAAATGA
- a CDS encoding 4Fe-4S dicluster domain-containing protein: protein MDDRGHAEQRLVWFGCGTEAMMPQMTDERVRAGLSHEEDLSLLHEVSMKTAGVSRLEMCIQCGTCGGSCPVAKDMDHTPRMLFAMLRAGMREEVLRSNTQWICVSCYHCVVRCPQEVHIADVMYTLKGMAIKAKLYANSTAPDFSQTFVDMVESYGRSFEMGLASRHYLKHFPLRLPGMMPMGLGMITKGRMALTPKRIKHMDQLTKILNRAKQLEMTS from the coding sequence ATGGATGACCGCGGTCATGCCGAGCAGCGACTGGTGTGGTTTGGTTGTGGCACGGAGGCTATGATGCCCCAGATGACAGACGAGAGAGTCCGAGCGGGATTATCCCACGAGGAGGATCTTTCCCTATTACATGAAGTCAGCATGAAAACGGCGGGCGTTTCGCGGCTGGAGATGTGCATCCAGTGCGGGACGTGCGGGGGCTCCTGCCCCGTCGCCAAGGACATGGATCATACGCCGCGCATGTTGTTCGCAATGCTGCGGGCGGGGATGCGCGAGGAGGTCCTGCGGAGCAATACGCAGTGGATCTGTGTCTCGTGCTACCACTGCGTGGTGCGCTGTCCGCAGGAGGTGCACATTGCGGACGTGATGTACACGCTCAAAGGCATGGCGATCAAGGCAAAGCTGTACGCCAACTCGACCGCACCTGACTTTTCACAAACCTTTGTGGACATGGTCGAGTCGTATGGCCGCAGTTTTGAAATGGGGCTGGCGTCACGTCACTACCTGAAACACTTCCCGCTGCGCCTGCCGGGCATGATGCCGATGGGGCTGGGCATGATCACCAAGGGGCGCATGGCGCTTACGCCGAAACGAATCAAGCACATGGATCAGTTGACAAAGATATTGAACCGCGCCAAGCAACTGGAGATGACCTCATGA
- a CDS encoding AbrB/MazE/SpoVT family DNA-binding domain-containing protein: protein METYATIKGQIVIPASLRRKYGIKNGTKIIVTDTGDAIVLKPVTEQYLRNLQGSLKGRGGLKILVEERRKDKEREK from the coding sequence ATGGAAACCTACGCAACCATTAAGGGGCAGATCGTCATCCCCGCCTCCTTGCGGCGAAAATATGGGATTAAGAATGGGACGAAGATCATCGTCACAGACACCGGGGACGCAATTGTCTTGAAGCCTGTGACCGAACAGTATCTTAGAAACCTGCAGGGATCTCTCAAAGGCAGGGGAGGGTTGAAGATTCTGGTTGAAGAACGCCGCAAGGACAAGGAAAGGGAGAAATAG
- a CDS encoding type II toxin-antitoxin system VapC family toxin has product MAAKVLDSYALMAFFEDEQGADLVRGLIHKAVTGDTNLMMSVINLGEVWYSIARTNSPGMADQYISEIKGMGIEIVEIDWTLTRQAAVFKANGNISYADCFAAALAKLRRAELVTGDKEFKTLQDEIKISWI; this is encoded by the coding sequence ATGGCGGCAAAAGTACTCGACTCATACGCATTGATGGCTTTCTTTGAAGATGAGCAGGGGGCAGACCTTGTCAGAGGCTTGATTCATAAGGCCGTAACGGGCGACACAAATCTCATGATGAGCGTCATCAACCTGGGGGAGGTGTGGTATTCGATTGCCCGCACGAATTCCCCCGGGATGGCAGACCAATATATTAGCGAAATCAAGGGCATGGGGATCGAGATCGTGGAAATTGACTGGACGTTAACGCGCCAAGCCGCTGTTTTCAAAGCCAATGGAAATATATCCTATGCCGATTGTTTTGCGGCGGCATTGGCGAAACTCCGCAGGGCGGAATTGGTTACTGGAGATAAAGAATTCAAAACCCTACAAGACGAAATTAAAATCTCTTGGATATGA
- a CDS encoding glycine C-acetyltransferase, with protein sequence MSKTDWIQQEIDGLKSQGLYNTIRTIGSPQGAWLIVDGKQVLNFCSNNYLGLANHPALTAAAKKATDEMGVGPAAVRSIAGTMTLHVELEKRLVQFKGVEAAITFQSGFTANLATIPALVGKEDVIFSDRLNHASIIDGCRLSGAKIIAYEHTDVKSLEEQIKANLKDYRRALIITDGVFSMDGDIAPLPAIYEVAKKFDILLMVDDAHGEGVLGKGGRGIVDHFGLHGNVDVEVGTFSKAFGVVGGVVAGKSVIIEWLRQRGRPFLFSSAMTVPDTAACLAAVDLLEDSTQLVDKLWDNAKYFKAEMKNLGFNTGVSETPITPVMLGEAPLAQQFSRELFDAGVFAMSIGFPTVPQGKARIRVMISAAHAKDDLDKGLEAFKSVGKKLGVI encoded by the coding sequence ATGTCGAAGACAGACTGGATCCAGCAGGAGATCGATGGCTTGAAATCGCAGGGACTGTACAACACCATCCGTACGATCGGCTCGCCGCAGGGCGCATGGCTGATCGTGGATGGCAAGCAGGTTTTGAATTTTTGTTCAAACAATTATTTGGGGCTGGCGAACCATCCCGCGTTGACCGCCGCCGCGAAAAAAGCGACCGATGAAATGGGCGTGGGACCCGCCGCTGTGCGTTCCATTGCGGGGACGATGACCCTGCATGTGGAGTTGGAAAAACGCCTGGTGCAGTTCAAGGGCGTGGAGGCGGCAATCACATTTCAATCCGGCTTCACGGCCAATCTGGCGACCATCCCTGCGCTGGTGGGCAAAGAGGATGTGATTTTTTCAGATAGGTTGAATCACGCCTCCATCATTGACGGCTGCCGTTTGTCGGGCGCAAAGATCATCGCCTATGAACATACCGATGTGAAGTCGCTCGAAGAACAAATAAAAGCTAATCTGAAGGATTATCGCCGCGCGCTCATCATCACGGACGGCGTCTTCAGCATGGACGGCGACATCGCGCCGCTGCCCGCTATTTATGAAGTGGCGAAGAAATTCGATATTCTATTGATGGTGGACGATGCGCACGGCGAAGGCGTGCTCGGCAAGGGCGGGCGCGGCATCGTCGATCATTTCGGCTTGCACGGCAACGTGGACGTGGAAGTCGGCACGTTCTCCAAAGCCTTCGGCGTGGTCGGCGGTGTGGTGGCGGGCAAGTCGGTCATCATCGAGTGGCTGCGCCAGCGCGGACGCCCGTTCCTGTTCTCCTCTGCGATGACCGTGCCGGACACGGCGGCTTGCCTCGCGGCGGTGGATCTGCTCGAAGACTCAACGCAGTTGGTGGATAAACTGTGGGACAACGCCAAGTACTTCAAAGCCGAAATGAAGAACCTCGGTTTCAACACGGGCGTGAGTGAAACGCCCATCACCCCGGTCATGCTCGGTGAAGCGCCGCTGGCACAGCAGTTCAGCCGCGAGTTGTTCGATGCGGGCGTGTTCGCCATGTCCATCGGATTCCCGACCGTGCCGCAGGGCAAGGCGAGAATCAGAGTGATGATCTCCGCCGCGCACGCGAAGGACGATCTCGATAAGGGCCTGGAGGCGTTCAAGAGTGTGGGGAAGAAGTTGGGTGTGATTTAG
- a CDS encoding helicase-associated domain-containing protein — protein MPGLSASLQKHDLGYFLIVAGFWGFELESSDSDSALEELCASLLDLEAVSETLEILPAEARGALTALAESSGKMEWVAFARKYGEIREMGAGRRDREHPHLKPTSISEILFYRGVLAKAFFDTEKGAQEFAYIPDDLFEIIEHIGAIGPSPATKSGPLGRPATPVEKAHEIPATDHILDDATTHLAALRIGGRVAEGVSRPQRDLQELLNTAGLIKKKVLQPEAVKNFLEAARPAALTMLYNAWLASDTFDELRLVPSLVCEGEWKNQPQVTREFLLDLINDIPQGKWWSLPAFLRAIKEKFPDFQRPAGDYDSWFIKRESDGQFLRGFAYWDAVDGALVTYLIQVLHWLGRVDLASPEEGQEFMAFKILSMVESQKSGDLQPVALNGKINVSSNGRIVVSRHFSRAVRYQISRFCEWDNEKGDDYIYSVSARSLKRAHEQGLKAEQLLALLVKYTNGAVPPAMVKALKRWDANGAEARVESLLVLRVSRPEVMEEMRKSRAGKFLGELLSPTAVVVKSGAIEKVLAALAELGLLAEVIRDDSNHDTSRAGK, from the coding sequence ATGCCCGGGCTCTCCGCCTCCCTGCAAAAACATGATTTGGGATATTTCCTCATTGTGGCTGGATTTTGGGGATTCGAATTGGAATCCAGCGATTCGGATTCCGCCCTCGAGGAACTATGCGCCTCCCTTCTGGACCTCGAAGCTGTTTCCGAAACCCTCGAAATTCTTCCCGCTGAAGCCCGCGGCGCATTGACCGCGCTCGCCGAATCCAGCGGGAAAATGGAATGGGTCGCCTTCGCCCGCAAGTATGGCGAGATCCGAGAGATGGGCGCAGGCCGGCGCGACCGGGAACATCCGCACCTCAAGCCGACATCCATCTCCGAAATTCTCTTCTATCGCGGAGTACTCGCAAAAGCCTTCTTCGACACCGAAAAAGGCGCACAGGAATTCGCCTACATCCCTGACGATCTATTTGAGATCATCGAACACATAGGGGCGATAGGTCCGTCGCCCGCAACAAAAAGCGGACCTCTTGGACGCCCGGCTACTCCCGTCGAAAAGGCACACGAGATCCCCGCCACCGACCACATTCTGGATGACGCAACCACCCATCTGGCGGCGTTGCGTATCGGTGGCCGGGTAGCCGAAGGCGTATCGAGACCACAACGTGACCTACAGGAATTACTGAATACTGCTGGTCTCATCAAAAAGAAGGTACTGCAACCCGAAGCGGTGAAAAATTTCCTCGAAGCCGCCCGCCCCGCAGCATTGACCATGCTCTACAACGCCTGGCTCGCATCGGATACCTTTGATGAACTGCGCTTAGTGCCAAGTCTCGTCTGCGAAGGTGAGTGGAAGAACCAGCCGCAGGTAACACGCGAATTTCTACTGGACTTGATTAATGACATTCCGCAGGGAAAATGGTGGAGTCTGCCGGCATTCCTGCGCGCGATAAAGGAAAAATTTCCCGATTTCCAACGCCCCGCAGGGGACTATGACTCGTGGTTCATCAAACGCGAATCGGACGGCCAGTTCCTGCGCGGATTCGCGTATTGGGATGCAGTGGATGGCGCGCTCGTCACATATTTAATTCAAGTATTGCACTGGCTGGGCAGAGTTGACCTTGCTTCGCCGGAAGAGGGGCAGGAATTCATGGCGTTTAAAATTTTGTCGATGGTCGAAAGTCAAAAGTCGGGCGACCTTCAGCCTGTGGCTCTCAACGGAAAAATAAACGTCTCTTCCAATGGACGAATCGTCGTCTCCCGCCATTTCTCCCGCGCGGTGCGCTATCAAATTTCGCGGTTCTGTGAGTGGGACAATGAAAAAGGCGACGATTACATTTACTCCGTCAGTGCGAGATCGTTGAAGCGCGCTCATGAGCAGGGATTGAAAGCCGAACAGCTGCTGGCACTGCTGGTCAAATACACGAATGGAGCGGTCCCGCCCGCGATGGTCAAGGCGCTCAAACGCTGGGACGCGAACGGGGCAGAGGCGCGGGTGGAGAGTCTGCTCGTGCTGCGAGTCAGCAGGCCCGAGGTTATGGAAGAGATGCGCAAGTCGAGGGCGGGGAAATTCCTGGGCGAGTTATTAAGTCCGACGGCCGTGGTCGTCAAAAGCGGGGCCATCGAAAAGGTCCTGGCGGCGCTGGCGGAGTTGGGCCTGCTGGCGGAAGTGATACGTGACGATTCGAATCATGACACATCGCGCGCGGGGAAGTGA
- a CDS encoding diacylglycerol kinase family lipid kinase translates to MPRKVKLILNPMADMGRAWKTANDLRPIAQEFKGDLTWSGTVYPTHAIELAKQAAAEGCDLVIAMGGDGTVHEVMNGLMQVPQERRPVMGVVPIGSGNDFAYSIGLTQRSSYALAHALKAETVKPVDIGLLTDEHRRQEYFDNTLGIGFDAVVTIRSHKLPIVKGFLMYLTAVIQTILLNHNPAKVKIETDAETWEGNTLMVTLCNGPREGGGFMLSPDSKNNDGKMEYVIVDKVSRATMFRLVPEFMKGTHMRFKQVRMGEFKKLTLTSDLPLYIHADGEIFTSFGSNLKKVSFEILPQALQVVHG, encoded by the coding sequence ATGCCCCGTAAAGTAAAACTCATCCTCAACCCGATGGCAGATATGGGACGCGCCTGGAAGACCGCCAATGACCTGCGCCCGATCGCCCAGGAATTCAAAGGCGACCTGACCTGGAGTGGGACAGTCTACCCGACTCACGCCATTGAGCTGGCAAAGCAAGCCGCCGCAGAAGGCTGTGACCTGGTTATTGCCATGGGCGGGGACGGTACTGTCCATGAGGTCATGAATGGACTCATGCAGGTCCCGCAAGAAAGGCGCCCCGTCATGGGTGTTGTCCCCATCGGCTCCGGCAATGATTTCGCCTACTCGATCGGCCTGACGCAGAGATCATCGTATGCGCTTGCCCACGCGCTCAAAGCGGAAACCGTAAAGCCGGTGGATATCGGCCTGCTGACCGACGAACACCGCAGGCAGGAATACTTCGACAACACCCTCGGCATCGGCTTCGACGCGGTCGTCACCATCCGCTCGCATAAACTGCCCATCGTCAAAGGCTTTCTGATGTATCTCACGGCGGTCATCCAGACGATCCTCTTAAATCACAATCCCGCCAAGGTAAAAATAGAAACGGATGCGGAAACATGGGAAGGCAATACCCTCATGGTGACCTTGTGCAACGGTCCGCGGGAAGGCGGCGGGTTCATGCTCTCGCCTGATTCGAAGAACAACGATGGCAAAATGGAATACGTCATCGTTGACAAAGTCTCGCGTGCCACCATGTTCCGCCTCGTGCCTGAATTCATGAAAGGCACACACATGCGCTTCAAACAAGTGCGTATGGGAGAATTTAAGAAACTCACGCTCACATCCGACCTGCCGCTTTACATCCACGCCGATGGCGAGATCTTCACCAGCTTCGGCAGCAACTTGAAAAAAGTGAGTTTCGAGATTTTGCCCCAGGCCCTGCAAGTGGTCCACGGTTAA